CATCAAGATACCGTTAGTTAGTCAGGCGTTTTCGCCAGCTCTCTGCGCAGGCGACGTCGGACTTTGAGTTTCCTGATCAGATTCAACGGCTTGTTTTTTAAAGTGTGCACTTTTTCGGCCAGGAACTGATCAATCGCATCCAAAACCCTCTCGCTCGAACGCCCGTCAACAAACTCATGGAGATCCCGGCACAGACGCCTTTGTGCTTCAAGAAGTCCTTCCGGGCGCTGAACCGCCTGGGAGAGCCCAGCCTCTAACAGGTCAACGTCTTGCACATCTATAAGATATGGCCCCGGCATTTTTGTGCGGAAAGTCACCACAGGCCGCTGGAGAAACATGAATTCAAACATAATGGACGAAGTGTCACACAGCATGAGATCGGCTTCAGGCAGTAGCGGAATCAAGTCCTCATCACTCTCGACGAACCTCAGGTTGGCACCCCGCATTGACCGGTAACGTTCAACGGTACTCTCGTCCATCTTCGGATGCAGTGTCACAATAAAACGCCACCGCCCACTCTGCGAAAGTTCCTCGATTTTGTCCGCCAGCTGCGGAGCACAAGTGACCGACCGGCTGAAGGTTGAGGCAAAAAATACCGTTGGAGGTTCATCCTCAGCACGGACCCGCTCACCACCAACGACATCTTTCAGCAATGGATCGAGCTTGGGCCAGCCGGTTTTGGCGACCGAAAAATGTCCCAGTTCTTGCGCTAAAGCCTGAAATTTTTCGGTATCCCCCTCAGCCTGAGTACAGTAAAGATCAAACCAGCCACGAATCCGGTAGTGGTCACTTTCATCTTCACTTTTGTGTCCACGCTTGTTTCTCGCCATTCCATGGAATACTTCTACTTTTATACCCGGAAAAAAGTAAGGCACCCAGTCGCCCGGCACAAACGTCGCCGCCGCCCCATAGGCTTCCACCTCTTTGACGGTCTTCAATCTCTTCTCATCAGGCTTCAGGGGGGCCGTTGAACACCCGGCAACAAACCATGCAACCTCGTCGCCCCGGCGCCGGATTTCCGCCTGCAATGGGCGCAGAATCGAATAGGAGTAAGGTTGATTAACGAAGAAAAGGTAGCGGCGCATTCAGTTCTGCCCCGTTAACCCGCAATAGATGTTACCCATCTGCTGCACAGTCCGGGAGGTATGGAAATCCGTGTCTATCCGCCGGCGAGCATTACCTCCCATCCGCTCCAGGAGTTCCCTGTCCCGGTATAGCTTCAACAATGCATCACTGAGCGACTGCGCATCATTGGGAGGCACTACCAGCCCGCTCACACCCTGTTCAACAAGCTCAGGCATACCGCCAACATCCGTCACAACAGGTGTCACTCCGTAAGACATGGCCTCAATGACCGCGCGGGGCAAGCCTTCACGCTCCTTGGAGGGCAAAACAAAAATATCACTGGCGGCAGCAAGTGCGGGAGCATCTTTCCTGAACCCTGTGAAGTGCACCCGTTCAGGGTTAGGCAATGCCTGCACCTGTTGCCGAAGCGCTTCATTCCGGTCCAGATCCCCCACCAGCAACAAGTGAACAACAACATCAGAGGGTAACCGTGCCAGAGACTCCACAAGCACATCGAAACCCTTTCTCGGCACATCCCTTCCTGTGCAGCAAATCGTGAATGCGCCTTCAGGAATACCAAATTCCTGCAGGTCTGCAGGGGTATCCCGATACCACCCCAGATCATGCCCCTTGTATACTGTTTTCAGTTTCGAGGGCGGCAAGTGCAACCAGAGAAAATGCAATCCGGCGAGATAGTTCCGAATGGCCTCCGCCACACAAACGATACAATCTACTCTGGGGTGAAGGAAGGTAATCCAGGATTCCGGGTTGAGGTAACTGATGTTGCCAATGATGCCCCGGTAAGCAACTATCTTTATCGGCATCCCGCGGCTGGCCCGCAACGCACAGGCAAGAGCGCGTGGATTGAATGCATGCACAACATCGTACGCTCCAGTCTCCAGCACTTTGCGAATAGCCGCAGTTCCTTCTTTATCAAAGCGATTTTTCAGGGCAATCTGACCAGCAATCAGACCGGCATGGCTCAACCTCTCAAAGTTCGCGCCATCCGGGTTCGCCATAACATCTATGGGGAACCCTTCATTTCTCAAGCCGATAAACAATTCGCTTTCCGGCCGGTCACATTTGTCGGTCAAACAAAGAATTCCGGGGCGCTTTGCTGGGGACTGTATTTCAATCAAACCCGATTCCTTCTACTCTATTCGTGACGCCGTATTGCACTGCTATTACGGCATAGTATCCTCTGATTGCACAGTTTACTGCCTGGCAAAAAGAAAGTCCTGAACAACCGTGCCGGGGCTATTTATCAGCAACCAACTTACGTCTGGAAACAATAGATGATC
This Marinobacter sp. ANT_B65 DNA region includes the following protein-coding sequences:
- a CDS encoding CDP-glycerol glycerophosphotransferase family protein, which codes for MRRYLFFVNQPYSYSILRPLQAEIRRRGDEVAWFVAGCSTAPLKPDEKRLKTVKEVEAYGAAATFVPGDWVPYFFPGIKVEVFHGMARNKRGHKSEDESDHYRIRGWFDLYCTQAEGDTEKFQALAQELGHFSVAKTGWPKLDPLLKDVVGGERVRAEDEPPTVFFASTFSRSVTCAPQLADKIEELSQSGRWRFIVTLHPKMDESTVERYRSMRGANLRFVESDEDLIPLLPEADLMLCDTSSIMFEFMFLQRPVVTFRTKMPGPYLIDVQDVDLLEAGLSQAVQRPEGLLEAQRRLCRDLHEFVDGRSSERVLDAIDQFLAEKVHTLKNKPLNLIRKLKVRRRLRRELAKTPD
- a CDS encoding glycosyltransferase family 4 protein is translated as MTDKCDRPESELFIGLRNEGFPIDVMANPDGANFERLSHAGLIAGQIALKNRFDKEGTAAIRKVLETGAYDVVHAFNPRALACALRASRGMPIKIVAYRGIIGNISYLNPESWITFLHPRVDCIVCVAEAIRNYLAGLHFLWLHLPPSKLKTVYKGHDLGWYRDTPADLQEFGIPEGAFTICCTGRDVPRKGFDVLVESLARLPSDVVVHLLLVGDLDRNEALRQQVQALPNPERVHFTGFRKDAPALAAASDIFVLPSKEREGLPRAVIEAMSYGVTPVVTDVGGMPELVEQGVSGLVVPPNDAQSLSDALLKLYRDRELLERMGGNARRRIDTDFHTSRTVQQMGNIYCGLTGQN